AGATTTTTAGACGAGACACACGAGGGCGGCATGCACATCCGTAAGTACGCCCCGCTTTGTCTGCAGGCTGCACTTCGAGCCTATATAAAGCCTTGATAAAGCAAAGCACTCAGGGCAAGCTAGCTGATAAACCCAAGCAGCAGCGAAGAGCTCAATCACCATGGCGGGCACCACCAAGGTCGCAGTGGTTTTGGGCATTGCTCTACTTTTTCTGCAGGTGTCTTGCGCCGTTTCCGGGCGCCCCACTGTCACAGAAGGCAAGTTTGAACTTCGACAGAACGTCCCGGCGACGATGACGGTGAACGGCTTCCAGCAAGGAGAGACGGGCGGCGGGCCGGCGTCGTGCGACGGTCAGTTCCACAGCGACGATGACTTCGTGGTGTCGCTCTCGTCGGAGTGGTACGCCGGTGGGGCTCGGTGCGGCAAGCTCATCCGCCTCGCCAACTCCGGCAACATTCACATAAGCGCCGTGGTCGTCGATGAGTGCGCCGGCTGCGACAACGAGGTCGGCGCGTCGATGCATATCTGGAAGAACTACAATCTTGATCCCAGTGTCGGGCAGGTGGACATCAAATGGTCCGACGTGCCGGACGAAGCCTAACTCAAACGGAAACTTaaacatgcatgcatccatggtgTCAGTCCATCAGTGGATCAAGTTATTTGCTTTCAAGTTTCAACTTTCACATCTGTATTTGTAACTGGGGGCATGCCTCAGTCCCTTAATATCTCAGGGCCGTTACTATATGCCCGGCCATCTACGGAGCAGAGTACGTACGTGTTG
This genomic window from Triticum aestivum cultivar Chinese Spring unplaced genomic scaffold, IWGSC CS RefSeq v2.1 scaffold98669, whole genome shotgun sequence contains:
- the LOC123176760 gene encoding putative ripening-related protein 7 — protein: MAGTTKVAVVLGIALLFLQVSCAVSGRPTVTEGKFELRQNVPATMTVNGFQQGETGGGPASCDGQFHSDDDFVVSLSSEWYAGGARCGKLIRLANSGNIHISAVVVDECAGCDNEVGASMHIWKNYNLDPSVGQVDIKWSDVPDEA